The Armatimonadota bacterium genome includes a window with the following:
- the uvrB gene encoding excinuclease ABC subunit UvrB: MPEFQIVSDYTPGGDQPAAIDQLEAGVRSGQRFQTLLGATGTGKTFTMAHLIARLQRPTLVIAHNKTLASQLCSEFRSFFPHNRVEYFVSYYDYYQPEAYIPSTDTYIEKDSSVNKEIERLRHSSTQAVLERNDVIVVASVSCIYGLGSPDEYREVSLQLQRGASYRRDEILTRLIEMQFERNQMELQRGTFRVRGDIIEIMPADEEKVIRAELFGDELEKITVVNMLTGEIMSVHDSINVYAATHFVTSQERLAQALETIRIEADERLAWFRDRGMLLEAQRLEQRTNNDLEMIRSTGFCSGIENYSRILDGRDAGTHPNTLFDYFPEGFLTVIDESHQTLPQLRAMYNGDRARKQVLIDFGFRLPSAADNRPLKFHEWEAAVGQAVFVSATPGPYEREHSGQLVEQIIRPTGLMDPEVIIRPTRGQIDDLIGEIRQRVESGQRTLVTTLTKRMAEDLTAYLQDAKMRVSYLHSDIKTLDRMGILRDLRLGAVDVVVGINLLREGLDLPEVSLVAILDADKEGFLRSDTSLVQTIGRAARHVSGQVIMYADTVTGSMQRAIDETNRRRQKQSAYNEEHGITPQSVQKEVRELLQASYVSEDRPGWNPDESVARLHTDAATIPASEISSEIAKLELEMREAAKSLNFEYAAELRDEIKELRRLAPAAAAAAGKGGRGAPAPPRPRRGS; encoded by the coding sequence ATGCCTGAGTTCCAGATTGTAAGCGACTATACGCCAGGCGGCGATCAACCTGCCGCGATCGATCAGCTTGAAGCCGGCGTGCGCAGCGGCCAGCGCTTCCAGACCTTGCTCGGCGCCACCGGCACCGGGAAGACGTTCACGATGGCGCACCTGATAGCGCGGCTGCAGCGCCCCACTCTGGTGATCGCCCACAACAAGACGCTGGCTTCGCAGCTCTGCTCCGAGTTCCGGTCGTTCTTCCCCCACAATCGAGTGGAATACTTCGTAAGCTATTACGACTACTATCAGCCGGAAGCCTATATCCCATCCACAGATACCTATATTGAGAAGGACAGCAGTGTCAACAAGGAGATCGAGCGGCTGCGCCACTCCTCTACGCAGGCGGTGCTGGAACGCAACGACGTGATCGTGGTTGCCTCGGTGAGCTGTATCTACGGTCTCGGCTCGCCGGATGAGTACCGTGAGGTCTCGCTTCAGTTACAGCGTGGCGCCAGCTATCGGCGTGACGAGATTCTGACGCGCCTCATTGAGATGCAGTTTGAGCGCAATCAGATGGAGCTGCAGCGTGGCACCTTCCGCGTGCGCGGCGATATCATCGAGATAATGCCCGCGGATGAAGAGAAGGTGATCCGGGCAGAGCTGTTCGGCGACGAACTGGAGAAGATCACCGTTGTCAATATGCTCACCGGCGAAATCATGTCGGTACACGACTCGATCAACGTGTACGCCGCCACCCACTTTGTTACGTCACAGGAGCGTTTAGCACAGGCGCTGGAAACAATCCGCATCGAAGCGGATGAGCGACTCGCCTGGTTCCGTGACCGGGGCATGCTCCTGGAAGCGCAGCGGCTTGAGCAGCGCACCAACAACGATCTGGAGATGATCCGCTCGACCGGTTTCTGCAGCGGCATCGAGAACTATTCCCGGATTCTGGATGGGCGCGATGCCGGCACGCACCCAAACACCCTGTTCGATTACTTCCCGGAAGGCTTTCTGACGGTGATCGACGAGAGCCATCAGACTCTGCCGCAGTTGCGCGCCATGTACAACGGCGATCGCGCACGCAAGCAGGTGTTGATCGACTTTGGGTTCCGGCTGCCCTCAGCAGCCGACAACCGGCCGCTCAAATTCCACGAATGGGAGGCCGCTGTCGGACAGGCCGTCTTCGTCTCGGCAACTCCCGGTCCCTACGAGCGTGAACACAGCGGGCAACTGGTGGAACAGATCATCCGGCCCACCGGGCTGATGGATCCGGAGGTGATCATCCGTCCCACGCGAGGGCAGATCGACGACCTCATCGGCGAAATCCGGCAGCGCGTGGAGTCCGGTCAGCGGACGCTGGTCACCACGCTCACGAAGCGCATGGCCGAGGACCTCACGGCATATCTGCAGGATGCCAAGATGCGGGTGAGTTACCTCCATTCCGACATCAAGACGCTGGACCGTATGGGCATCCTGCGCGATCTCCGTTTGGGCGCCGTGGATGTGGTGGTCGGCATCAACCTCCTGCGCGAAGGTTTGGACCTGCCGGAAGTATCTCTTGTCGCGATCCTGGATGCCGACAAGGAGGGCTTTCTGCGGTCGGACACCTCGCTGGTGCAGACGATTGGACGAGCCGCGCGGCACGTGAGCGGCCAGGTGATCATGTATGCCGACACGGTAACGGGCAGCATGCAGCGGGCGATCGATGAGACGAACCGGCGGCGGCAGAAGCAGTCGGCGTATAACGAGGAGCACGGTATCACGCCACAGTCCGTTCAGAAGGAGGTGCGCGAACTGCTTCAAGCCTCGTACGTGTCGGAAGATCGGCCGGGCTGGAATCCGGACGAAAGCGTGGCCCGGCTGCATACCGATGCCGCGACGATCCCAGCATCGGAGATCTCGAGCGAAATCGCCAAGTTGGAGCTGGAGATGCGTGAGGCGGCAAAGTCGCTGAACTTTGAGTACGCAGCGGAACTGCGTGACGAAATCAAGGAACTTCGGCGCCTGGCGCCGGCGGCGGCGGCTGCAGCGGGCAAAGGCGGCCGGGGCGCACCCGCTCCTCCTCGCCCGCGGCGCGGTTCGTGA
- a CDS encoding Gfo/Idh/MocA family oxidoreductase — protein sequence MTATYRVGAAGLSHDHVWGELNHWKAAGNVVLAAAADPDPALLEQFQAAFSDARVYRDYHEMLEKEELQFVQAAAGNSEGANIVEAAAARGLHVVSEKPMAATLDQATRMRNAAARAGTLLLVNWPTAWSAAWQELERRVLAGDIGEPRHTRYRSAHSGPIDIGCSPQFVHNLITPEINGAGALMDYCCYGADLAARLLGRPMAVTGMRGWFGDEQAYAASDDSAVIVAQYAHAFGVCEASWCQPVETIEANPLVYGSEGAIGVVRGELVVSHRGKQRETVLPLPTEAPRRSAAEYIIYLAENRAAAEGFCSPEVSLVAQEILELGLRAANTGLRQPLS from the coding sequence ATGACAGCAACCTATCGCGTTGGTGCGGCCGGACTATCGCATGATCACGTTTGGGGCGAGCTGAATCACTGGAAGGCCGCCGGTAATGTGGTGCTGGCGGCCGCCGCCGACCCGGACCCTGCCCTGCTGGAGCAGTTTCAGGCAGCCTTCTCCGACGCGCGTGTGTACCGCGATTACCACGAGATGCTTGAGAAAGAGGAGCTTCAGTTTGTGCAGGCCGCTGCCGGCAACAGCGAAGGAGCCAACATTGTAGAAGCCGCCGCTGCTCGCGGTCTGCACGTTGTGAGTGAGAAGCCGATGGCGGCCACGCTGGATCAGGCGACGCGCATGCGTAACGCGGCAGCGCGAGCCGGCACGCTGCTGCTTGTCAACTGGCCGACCGCCTGGAGCGCGGCGTGGCAGGAGCTGGAGCGTCGCGTACTGGCAGGCGATATCGGCGAACCGCGTCACACGCGTTACCGCAGCGCGCACAGCGGCCCGATTGACATCGGATGCTCGCCACAGTTTGTGCATAACCTGATCACGCCGGAGATAAATGGCGCCGGCGCTCTGATGGATTACTGCTGCTATGGCGCCGATCTGGCAGCCCGGCTGCTTGGCCGGCCGATGGCCGTGACGGGAATGCGAGGCTGGTTTGGCGACGAGCAGGCGTACGCGGCATCCGATGACAGCGCGGTGATTGTGGCGCAATACGCGCACGCCTTTGGAGTGTGCGAAGCCAGTTGGTGCCAGCCGGTGGAGACCATCGAGGCGAACCCACTGGTATACGGCAGCGAAGGCGCCATCGGCGTGGTTCGCGGTGAATTGGTGGTATCGCACCGCGGCAAGCAGCGCGAAACGGTTCTCCCACTGCCCACCGAGGCGCCACGCCGCAGCGCCGCAGAGTACATCATTTACCTGGCAGAGAACCGGGCAGCGGCCGAAGGCTTCTGCAGTCCTGAAGTGAGCCTGGTCGCGCAGGAGATCCTGGAACTTGGCCTCCGCGCGGCGAATACGGGCTTGCGCCAGCCGCTTTCGTGA
- a CDS encoding mechanosensitive ion channel, whose amino-acid sequence MAHIFSAAHWMVTARGAWLQAGSALLRVVAVVLVYAIVRFVLLRSVEVLLAGLIRREQRIEATALQVGRLETIRSLLRSVVNYILIFTFGVLLLKAVGFDMLPFITTAGVVGLAVGFGSQKLVKDVISGFFMILDQQYVVGETVTIAGFTGLVQELGMRSTRILDSSGRVVIFANGDIGTVVNLSRHPVMDPLEISVAANTDLQKLTTTINSAADVLMQGSAGRLRAAPTVEGISGFSAAALVVRVQVTADPTHLAEQTMAVRAGLRQALLGAGIVLA is encoded by the coding sequence ATGGCGCACATCTTTTCGGCAGCACATTGGATGGTAACGGCGCGTGGAGCGTGGCTCCAGGCCGGATCCGCTCTCCTCCGAGTGGTGGCCGTTGTTCTGGTCTATGCCATCGTGCGGTTTGTGCTTCTGCGATCCGTTGAGGTCTTGCTTGCCGGGCTGATCCGGCGCGAACAGCGAATTGAGGCTACCGCCTTGCAGGTCGGCCGCCTGGAAACGATCCGCAGTCTGCTCCGGAGCGTAGTGAACTACATTCTCATCTTCACCTTCGGCGTTCTGCTCCTCAAGGCGGTCGGCTTCGACATGCTTCCGTTCATAACCACCGCCGGTGTGGTGGGCCTGGCCGTTGGCTTCGGCTCGCAAAAACTGGTCAAGGACGTGATCTCCGGCTTCTTCATGATCCTGGATCAGCAGTACGTCGTTGGCGAAACAGTAACCATCGCCGGATTCACCGGACTGGTTCAGGAACTGGGAATGCGTTCAACGCGCATACTGGATTCATCCGGACGCGTTGTGATATTTGCCAACGGAGATATCGGCACAGTGGTCAATCTGTCACGGCACCCGGTGATGGATCCGCTGGAGATATCGGTTGCGGCCAACACCGATCTGCAGAAACTGACTACCACCATCAACTCGGCTGCGGATGTGCTGATGCAGGGCAGCGCCGGCCGCTTGCGGGCCGCTCCAACTGTTGAGGGAATCTCGGGCTTCAGCGCTGCGGCGCTCGTGGTGCGCGTTCAGGTCACCGCGGACCCAACGCACCTGGCCGAACAGACCATGGCGGTCCGGGCGGGACTGCGCCAGGCGCTTCTCGGCGCGGGCATCGTACTGGCGTAG
- a CDS encoding TM2 domain-containing protein, producing MSVPAKTCAACGADAHLQAERCPSCGHAFVPPDPGIAPAGPVRAPAGYEVTPAAGQGARLGTNEPYAAKPIRQKSKVIAALLALFLGGTGAHGFYLGNRRMGFTILAVNLLGIPLLLIGVGVVVIGAVSLLCFVQTFVYLIRSEADFYQDYVVEKRWL from the coding sequence TTGTCAGTCCCTGCAAAAACCTGCGCAGCATGCGGCGCCGACGCACATCTCCAGGCCGAAAGGTGTCCGTCGTGCGGGCATGCGTTTGTGCCGCCCGATCCAGGCATCGCACCAGCCGGTCCTGTTCGGGCGCCGGCCGGATATGAGGTAACGCCAGCGGCGGGCCAGGGCGCTCGTCTGGGTACGAACGAGCCGTATGCTGCGAAGCCAATACGACAGAAGAGTAAGGTGATTGCGGCGCTCCTGGCGCTTTTCCTCGGAGGGACTGGCGCCCACGGCTTCTACCTTGGCAACAGACGGATGGGCTTTACCATACTGGCGGTGAATCTTCTGGGTATACCACTGCTGCTGATCGGAGTTGGGGTGGTGGTCATCGGCGCCGTCAGCCTGCTCTGTTTCGTCCAGACATTCGTCTATCTCATCCGCAGCGAGGCAGACTTCTACCAGGACTATGTGGTTGAGAAGCGGTGGCTTTGA
- a CDS encoding VanW family protein: MQETAGTGSPTRFSAALFRARALCLQCLRILADGRAGIRAWPAQPQDGFPHLLAESRTPLWSDTTVQERDLQQGKVQNLRCALRRLNGAAVPAGATFSFWKQIGRATPARGYTQGRQLREGCLYPAIGGGLCQLSNALYCVALDAGFEIVERHAHGAIIPGSAAEVGRDATVAWNYIDLRFRPAQPVRLQAEMTRAELVVRAWGQAPARAVRKSSIAILPLRPRIDVVAHSCPTCGVDSCFRHREYEHSHRSPGPSGARVWIMDERWPEFEQYVTDFRTDQDVLAIPLDGARWNRPRHAWNTAGFAAVRAASLQSLVRSWQTRRLSRYGAARLTAQLKGAERLATTLAGSLAPHNTDVTVAQSLLPFLWRDGHLGGRSFQVLMTRMPLASLHAKLDGAMALNPERKTLGEFRAPAWMVDAETAALRAAQHIITPHAAVAALFPGQALRLPWRLPSAVRFEPGNAVLFPGPTAARKGAFELREAARSLDLEIVLCGVELEGETFWEGCRTRRVVRGAAGWLNGVGLVVQPALVEDAPRALLAAAAAGLPIVATEECGLHGVDGVTELEFGDAAALTELLRHVRSAAEISPASKRDIQSLKRE, translated from the coding sequence ATGCAAGAAACGGCCGGTACGGGCAGCCCGACGCGGTTTTCCGCCGCGCTCTTCCGCGCCCGTGCGCTTTGCCTTCAGTGCCTTCGCATTCTTGCAGATGGTCGCGCCGGCATCCGGGCATGGCCCGCGCAGCCGCAAGATGGTTTTCCTCACCTGCTCGCAGAGTCGCGCACTCCGCTCTGGAGTGACACGACCGTTCAGGAGCGCGACCTGCAGCAGGGTAAGGTGCAAAACCTTCGCTGCGCGCTGCGGCGCTTGAACGGCGCGGCAGTGCCGGCCGGCGCAACCTTCAGCTTCTGGAAGCAGATCGGCAGAGCCACCCCGGCACGAGGCTATACGCAGGGGCGCCAACTTCGCGAAGGCTGCCTCTACCCCGCCATTGGCGGCGGCCTGTGTCAGCTATCCAACGCACTCTACTGCGTGGCGCTCGACGCGGGCTTTGAGATAGTGGAGCGACACGCGCACGGCGCCATCATTCCCGGATCGGCGGCCGAGGTCGGCCGTGACGCGACCGTTGCGTGGAACTACATCGACCTCCGGTTCCGGCCGGCGCAGCCCGTGCGCCTTCAGGCGGAAATGACCCGGGCGGAACTCGTCGTCCGGGCGTGGGGCCAGGCCCCGGCTCGCGCGGTACGCAAGAGCTCAATTGCGATACTGCCGCTGCGACCGCGCATCGATGTTGTGGCGCACAGCTGCCCGACATGCGGCGTCGACTCCTGTTTCCGGCACCGCGAATATGAACATTCACATCGCTCACCCGGCCCGTCCGGCGCGCGAGTCTGGATCATGGATGAACGTTGGCCCGAGTTCGAGCAATACGTCACCGACTTCCGGACTGACCAGGATGTGCTTGCAATACCGCTAGACGGCGCACGCTGGAACCGGCCGCGGCATGCCTGGAACACAGCCGGTTTCGCCGCCGTGCGCGCCGCCTCCTTGCAATCTCTCGTGCGGTCGTGGCAGACGCGCAGGCTGAGCCGTTACGGCGCCGCCCGGCTGACCGCCCAGCTTAAGGGTGCGGAGCGTTTGGCGACAACGCTTGCAGGCTCGCTTGCTCCGCATAATACCGACGTCACAGTGGCGCAGTCGCTGCTGCCATTTCTGTGGCGCGATGGCCATCTCGGCGGCCGCAGCTTCCAGGTATTGATGACGCGCATGCCGCTGGCCTCGCTCCATGCCAAACTGGACGGCGCGATGGCGCTGAATCCCGAACGCAAGACGCTGGGTGAGTTTCGCGCGCCGGCCTGGATGGTCGATGCCGAAACCGCGGCTCTGCGCGCTGCGCAGCATATTATCACGCCGCATGCAGCAGTCGCTGCACTGTTTCCCGGCCAGGCGCTACGGCTGCCATGGCGCCTACCGTCGGCGGTGCGGTTTGAGCCTGGTAATGCCGTCCTTTTCCCTGGTCCGACAGCCGCGCGCAAGGGCGCATTCGAGCTGCGAGAGGCAGCACGCTCCTTGGATCTGGAAATCGTGCTGTGCGGCGTCGAGCTGGAAGGCGAGACCTTTTGGGAGGGATGCCGCACGAGACGCGTAGTCCGCGGCGCCGCCGGCTGGCTAAACGGTGTCGGACTCGTTGTTCAGCCGGCGTTGGTGGAGGATGCGCCGCGCGCGCTGCTGGCCGCCGCCGCCGCCGGTCTGCCCATCGTGGCAACCGAGGAATGCGGTCTGCACGGCGTGGATGGTGTCACCGAGCTTGAGTTCGGCGATGCTGCGGCTCTGACGGAGTTGCTTCGGCACGTGAGGTCGGCGGCCGAAATCAGCCCTGCGAGCAAACGAGACATTCAATCGTTGAAGCGGGAATGA
- a CDS encoding NAD(P)-dependent glycerol-3-phosphate dehydrogenase, with protein MTGAAVAVLGAGSWGTALARLLADNGCSVRLWDRDPAHSARIGIDRENKRYLPGAALPPTVEVTADLPAALNGADAVVFAVPGGAMRNVAERARLALPPDALIISAAKGLEPSGLRMSEVAAEALECGAAQIVALSGPNLAVELAAGMPTATVVASVASEARQRAQQLFHTRHTPVFRVYTSDDVAGVELGGAVKNVIAIGAGLCDGLGFGDNTKAALMTRGLAETVRLGTAIGARADTFMGLSGVGDLMATGASNLSRNYRIGAAIGRGASLDDALATVGQVAEGVPTTSALYRLAGSAGIEMPLACALYGVLFSGSDPREAITALMLRPPRAEGGETRPDRFEPA; from the coding sequence GTGACCGGCGCAGCGGTAGCCGTGCTTGGCGCCGGGAGCTGGGGCACCGCGCTGGCGAGGCTCCTCGCCGACAACGGATGCAGCGTGCGCTTGTGGGACAGAGACCCGGCACACTCCGCCCGGATTGGCATTGATCGCGAGAACAAGCGGTATCTTCCCGGCGCAGCGCTGCCACCTACTGTAGAGGTGACCGCCGACCTTCCGGCCGCGCTCAACGGCGCGGATGCCGTCGTGTTCGCGGTACCCGGCGGTGCGATGCGCAACGTTGCCGAGCGTGCCCGACTCGCACTTCCGCCGGACGCTCTGATCATCTCGGCCGCGAAAGGGCTGGAGCCCTCCGGGCTGCGCATGAGTGAAGTGGCTGCAGAGGCGCTGGAGTGTGGCGCCGCGCAGATCGTTGCGCTAAGTGGGCCGAATCTGGCAGTTGAGTTGGCTGCCGGCATGCCGACGGCAACCGTTGTGGCCTCCGTGGCGTCGGAGGCAAGACAGCGTGCGCAGCAGCTATTTCACACGCGTCATACCCCGGTATTCCGCGTCTATACCAGCGATGACGTCGCCGGCGTCGAGCTCGGCGGCGCGGTGAAGAATGTAATCGCTATTGGCGCGGGCCTATGTGACGGACTGGGCTTTGGTGACAACACGAAAGCCGCGCTCATGACTCGCGGACTGGCGGAGACCGTACGGCTCGGCACAGCCATTGGTGCGCGAGCCGACACTTTTATGGGGTTGAGCGGCGTTGGAGATCTTATGGCTACCGGCGCCAGCAATCTCTCTCGCAACTATCGCATCGGCGCCGCCATCGGCCGCGGAGCTTCGCTGGACGATGCGCTGGCCACCGTTGGGCAGGTGGCTGAGGGCGTTCCCACAACCAGCGCGCTTTACCGGCTTGCCGGCTCGGCGGGTATCGAGATGCCGCTCGCGTGCGCTCTCTACGGTGTACTGTTTTCCGGATCCGATCCACGCGAGGCAATCACCGCGCTGATGCTGCGACCTCCGCGAGCCGAAGGTGGTGAGACCAGGCCGGACCGATTTGAGCCGGCGTAA
- a CDS encoding N-acetylmuramoyl-L-alanine amidase, with translation MMNRVPVRCAAIAAILWAAASAVAMPARSCRPASRTRVLPPIVCIDPGHSAATVGARGRHSAEYRVAWHIALLLRRALLHAGCSVVLTKTSAGENVSNRARARIANRAHAALFLRLHCDAGSATGAGIYYPAIAGTIRGVSGPPAYVRIESRSAASLFHHAFIAALHGALHDRGIMTDMQTQVGRRLHGALEGSIYARVPVILVEMCVLTNPHDEAFITSTDGAGKMVRALAAGALAVTNRRLHHRTSGAQKPAIDP, from the coding sequence ATGATGAACCGAGTCCCCGTTCGCTGCGCAGCCATCGCGGCGATTCTCTGGGCTGCCGCGTCCGCCGTTGCAATGCCCGCGCGCAGTTGCCGTCCAGCCAGCCGTACACGCGTTCTCCCGCCAATCGTATGCATCGACCCGGGCCACTCGGCGGCAACCGTTGGTGCGCGCGGCCGCCATAGCGCCGAATACCGGGTTGCCTGGCACATTGCTCTGCTTCTTCGCCGCGCCCTGCTTCACGCCGGATGCAGCGTTGTGTTGACAAAGACAAGCGCCGGCGAGAACGTTTCAAACCGAGCGCGCGCCCGAATTGCAAACAGAGCCCATGCCGCGCTGTTTCTCCGCCTTCACTGCGATGCCGGCTCTGCCACCGGCGCCGGTATCTACTATCCCGCGATCGCCGGTACGATCCGCGGCGTAAGCGGCCCGCCGGCATACGTGCGCATCGAGAGCAGATCTGCGGCCTCTCTCTTCCACCATGCATTCATCGCCGCCCTACACGGCGCACTGCATGATCGTGGAATCATGACGGATATGCAAACGCAGGTGGGCAGGCGCCTGCATGGCGCGCTGGAAGGCTCCATCTACGCGCGCGTCCCGGTTATTCTCGTGGAGATGTGCGTCCTCACAAACCCACACGATGAAGCGTTCATCACCTCGACCGACGGAGCCGGAAAGATGGTCCGTGCCCTGGCAGCCGGCGCTCTGGCGGTAACGAACAGGCGTTTACACCATAGAACATCCGGGGCGCAGAAACCGGCAATCGATCCTTGA
- a CDS encoding TIGR01777 family oxidoreductase gives MKCVVTGATGFIGRTLCAYLKGQQHEVTALSRNAMRAVTQLPQGVECVSWGPDAEPEWKRRVAAADAVFHLAGESIAAKRWTPRVKQVLRASRTEPTRLLVSAMREASTRPGVLISASATGYYGDCGDREVTEATPQGHDFLAQVCGSWEAEAYKAGEFGVRVVVIRFGVVLGSGGALTRILYPFPFHLSPWKAGLAGPLGSGRQWMPWIDGVDAVRLMSWASAHTEAAGGFNGVSPNPVTNREFTQTLGRVVGMWTPFRVPAFALRLALGEFAETLLTGQRAIPAATEAQGFKFHAPLLEPVLCAILAR, from the coding sequence ATGAAATGCGTGGTCACCGGAGCTACAGGGTTTATCGGCCGCACACTGTGTGCCTACCTGAAAGGGCAGCAGCACGAGGTAACGGCGCTCTCACGCAACGCGATGCGGGCCGTTACGCAGCTGCCGCAGGGCGTTGAGTGCGTTAGCTGGGGGCCGGATGCCGAACCGGAGTGGAAGCGGCGGGTAGCCGCGGCAGATGCGGTCTTCCACCTTGCGGGCGAATCGATTGCCGCGAAACGGTGGACACCGCGGGTGAAGCAGGTGCTGAGGGCCTCGCGCACGGAGCCGACCCGTCTGCTGGTTTCGGCAATGCGCGAAGCTTCCACGCGGCCCGGGGTGCTGATCAGCGCCAGCGCAACCGGCTACTATGGCGATTGTGGTGACCGCGAGGTGACGGAAGCGACACCGCAAGGGCACGACTTTCTGGCGCAGGTATGCGGCTCGTGGGAGGCGGAAGCATACAAAGCCGGCGAGTTCGGAGTGCGTGTGGTAGTGATCCGGTTCGGCGTGGTGCTGGGCAGCGGCGGCGCCTTGACGCGCATCCTCTATCCGTTTCCGTTTCATTTATCACCATGGAAGGCGGGTCTTGCCGGCCCACTGGGATCGGGACGTCAGTGGATGCCGTGGATCGACGGTGTGGACGCGGTAAGGCTCATGTCGTGGGCAAGCGCACACACCGAGGCTGCCGGTGGCTTCAACGGGGTGTCGCCGAACCCTGTAACGAACCGCGAGTTTACGCAGACACTGGGGCGAGTGGTCGGAATGTGGACGCCGTTCCGTGTGCCGGCGTTCGCGCTCCGCCTGGCGCTCGGCGAGTTCGCCGAGACCCTGCTGACCGGGCAGCGCGCTATCCCGGCCGCGACGGAGGCACAGGGTTTCAAGTTCCACGCGCCGCTGCTGGAGCCCGTGCTGTGCGCGATCTTGGCGCGGTAG
- a CDS encoding TM2 domain-containing protein: MAIPGKTCAACGATAHLQAEKCPKCGAGFSSVNPAGPAPHGTAQPGFQQPLPGQYPYPGAMQPHPAFWPAPKSNVTAGLLALFLGWTGAHAFYLGNLPMGFIILAINLLALPLLLLGIGFLILPVVGTFTFVQAILYFCSNEADFYHKYVVGKRWL; the protein is encoded by the coding sequence ATGGCAATACCTGGTAAGACCTGCGCCGCCTGCGGCGCAACAGCACATCTCCAGGCGGAGAAGTGTCCAAAGTGCGGGGCCGGCTTTTCGAGCGTGAATCCGGCTGGGCCGGCGCCTCATGGAACCGCGCAGCCAGGCTTCCAGCAGCCACTGCCGGGCCAGTATCCGTACCCGGGTGCGATGCAGCCCCATCCAGCCTTTTGGCCCGCACCCAAGAGCAACGTGACGGCCGGTCTGCTGGCGCTGTTCCTCGGATGGACGGGCGCACACGCCTTCTACCTGGGCAACCTGCCGATGGGCTTTATTATCCTGGCCATAAACCTGTTAGCCCTGCCCTTGCTGTTGCTCGGAATCGGGTTTCTGATTCTTCCGGTCGTCGGCACGTTCACTTTCGTTCAGGCGATCCTCTACTTCTGCAGCAATGAGGCAGACTTTTACCACAAGTATGTGGTTGGCAAGCGGTGGCTTTGA
- a CDS encoding DUF2961 domain-containing protein: protein MPQQESFNGLGMGLHNISRLSAAQTRSISAENYSGEKGRAGMATEGTGARAARDLGQGWKVSPSVSLQPNSVTTLAEINGPGAIQHIWNTVSPEWWRRLVLRIYWDGETEPSVEAPLGDFFCNGWCQRSLVNSAPIAVNPAGGFNSYWEMPFRKSALITIQNLSDDVCHGYYYQVTYTLTDVPEECAYLHAQFRRSNPLKYGDVHTLLDGVHGQGHYVGTYIAWQSNNTGWWGEGEAKFYLDGDTEFPTICGTGTEDYFGGAWDFEQPIGTYCVFSTPWLGLSQVISAGDGGLYRSQQRFGMYRWHVPDPIRFQSDIRVTIQALGWRSGGRYLPLQDDIASLAVWYQREPHARFPTLPDRDGLEVI from the coding sequence ATGCCTCAGCAAGAATCGTTCAATGGACTTGGGATGGGACTGCACAATATCTCGCGCCTCTCCGCAGCGCAAACGCGATCCATCAGCGCCGAGAATTACAGCGGCGAAAAGGGCCGGGCCGGCATGGCCACGGAGGGTACCGGCGCCCGCGCGGCTCGCGACCTCGGCCAGGGCTGGAAGGTCTCGCCATCCGTATCGCTGCAGCCGAACTCAGTTACGACACTGGCCGAAATCAACGGACCGGGCGCGATTCAACATATCTGGAACACGGTAAGCCCGGAGTGGTGGCGCCGCCTGGTGCTCCGCATCTACTGGGACGGCGAGACGGAGCCCTCGGTAGAGGCGCCACTGGGTGATTTCTTCTGTAACGGCTGGTGCCAGCGCAGCCTGGTCAATTCGGCTCCTATTGCCGTCAACCCGGCCGGTGGGTTCAACAGCTACTGGGAGATGCCGTTCCGGAAGTCCGCCCTCATTACCATCCAGAACCTCTCCGACGATGTCTGCCATGGCTACTACTATCAGGTCACCTACACGCTCACCGATGTTCCGGAGGAGTGCGCCTATCTGCATGCGCAGTTCCGTCGCAGCAACCCACTCAAGTATGGTGACGTGCATACTTTGCTGGATGGCGTACACGGTCAGGGCCACTATGTGGGAACCTACATCGCATGGCAAAGCAACAATACCGGGTGGTGGGGCGAGGGCGAAGCCAAGTTCTATCTGGATGGTGACACGGAGTTTCCGACGATCTGTGGCACCGGTACTGAAGACTACTTTGGCGGCGCGTGGGATTTTGAACAGCCTATCGGTACCTACTGCGTCTTCTCGACGCCATGGCTGGGCCTGTCGCAGGTGATCAGCGCCGGCGACGGCGGCCTCTACCGCTCGCAGCAGCGATTTGGCATGTACCGTTGGCACGTGCCGGACCCGATTCGGTTTCAAAGCGATATACGCGTCACCATACAGGCGCTCGGGTGGCGTTCCGGCGGGCGGTATCTGCCGCTTCAGGATGACATCGCATCGTTGGCTGTCTGGTATCAGCGCGAACCCCACGCGCGATTCCCAACACTGCCCGATCGAGACGGACTGGAAGTGATATAG